Proteins from a single region of Vulgatibacter sp.:
- a CDS encoding phytanoyl-CoA dioxygenase family protein: MQSASAAPCLLQENFMSHPRALSAAQIESFIHDGFVRIDDAFPRELADACRQILWRATGCVEDMPSTWTRPVVRIGEIAHPHFREAAASPALVAAYDALVGAGRWLPRGSLGTFPIRFPSPEDPGDCGWHVDVSFGWEGEPDFLKWRVNRDSKGRALLMLFLFSDVGADDAPTRLRVGSHLDIARQLAPHGERGLTLGELASNGFSESAHRREALATGPAGTVYLCHPFLVHAAQPHRGQVPRFLAQPGLLPRVPLDPLRADGAAASPVERAIRMALET, from the coding sequence ATGCAGAGCGCGAGCGCGGCCCCATGCCTTTTGCAGGAGAACTTCATGTCTCATCCTCGTGCGCTGTCCGCAGCGCAGATCGAATCCTTCATCCACGATGGCTTCGTCCGCATCGACGACGCCTTTCCCCGCGAGCTGGCCGACGCCTGCCGCCAGATCCTGTGGCGCGCGACCGGGTGTGTGGAGGACATGCCCTCCACCTGGACGCGACCGGTCGTTCGCATCGGAGAGATTGCGCATCCCCACTTCCGCGAGGCGGCGGCGTCGCCCGCGCTCGTCGCTGCGTACGACGCGCTCGTCGGCGCGGGGCGGTGGCTTCCGCGGGGGAGCCTCGGCACCTTTCCCATCCGCTTCCCGTCACCGGAGGATCCAGGCGACTGCGGCTGGCACGTCGACGTGAGCTTCGGCTGGGAGGGCGAGCCGGATTTCCTCAAATGGCGCGTGAACCGCGACTCGAAGGGCCGGGCGCTGCTCATGCTCTTCCTCTTCTCCGATGTCGGCGCGGACGACGCGCCCACCCGGCTCCGCGTCGGCTCGCACCTCGACATCGCGCGCCAGCTCGCACCACACGGTGAGCGCGGGCTGACGCTCGGCGAGCTCGCCAGCAATGGGTTCTCGGAGTCGGCGCACCGCCGGGAGGCGCTCGCCACCGGGCCGGCGGGCACGGTCTACCTCTGCCACCCGTTCCTCGTGCACGCAGCGCAGCCCCATCGAGGACAGGTGCCGCGCTTCCTCGCGCAGCCTGGCCTCCTGCCGCGCGTTCCATTGGATCCGCTGCGAGCCGATGGCGCCGCGGCATCGCCGGTCGAGCGTGCGATCCGGATGGCGCTCGAGACCTGA
- a CDS encoding YdeI/OmpD-associated family protein encodes MAKTTAEAADGLPILGFPDAGAFGRWLAIHHAESAGLWLKIPKKESGTPGPSYAEALDEALRFGWIDGQKAALDASFYLQRFTPRRARSKWSKINRSKAEALIADGRMEPAGQAQVDAARADGRWEAAYDSHRTAEIPADLAAALDAAPANARAFFDGLSSANRYAILYRVQTAKRPETRARRIATCVEMCVRGETFH; translated from the coding sequence ATGGCGAAGACGACCGCTGAGGCGGCGGACGGGTTGCCGATCCTCGGCTTCCCCGACGCCGGGGCCTTTGGACGCTGGCTCGCGATCCACCACGCCGAGAGCGCCGGGCTCTGGTTGAAGATCCCGAAGAAGGAGAGCGGGACGCCCGGCCCGTCCTACGCGGAAGCGCTCGACGAAGCGCTGCGGTTCGGCTGGATCGACGGGCAGAAGGCCGCCCTCGACGCCTCGTTCTACCTGCAGCGCTTCACGCCTCGCCGGGCGCGGAGCAAGTGGTCGAAGATCAACCGCAGCAAAGCGGAGGCGCTCATCGCCGACGGGCGGATGGAGCCTGCCGGACAGGCCCAGGTCGACGCCGCCCGCGCCGATGGCCGGTGGGAGGCAGCATACGATTCCCACCGGACCGCCGAGATCCCCGCGGATCTCGCGGCCGCCCTCGACGCCGCCCCCGCCAACGCCCGCGCGTTCTTCGACGGCCTCAGCTCGGCGAACCGCTACGCCATCCTCTACCGCGTCCAGACCGCCAAGCGCCCCGAGACCCGCGCGCGGCGCATCGCGACCTGCGTCGAGATGTGCGTCCGTGGTGAGACCTTCCACTGA
- a CDS encoding cupin domain-containing protein, which translates to MTATTSNGSLVHLDDARTIPIEHANRFAATARPLARAAGGGAIGATHYEVPPGKSAFPFHYHCGVDEALFVLEGQGTLRLGPERHAVRAGHWVTFRPGPDSAHELVNTGSTPLRYLCLSTQATADVIGYPDSQKVAAVGSSSADFFDPPWIRGLYRIADTVEYYDGEDDR; encoded by the coding sequence ATGACAGCTACCACCAGCAACGGCTCGCTCGTCCACCTCGACGACGCGCGGACGATCCCGATCGAACACGCCAACCGATTCGCCGCCACCGCACGTCCTCTGGCCAGAGCTGCGGGGGGTGGGGCGATCGGGGCTACCCACTACGAGGTGCCCCCGGGGAAGTCGGCGTTCCCCTTCCACTACCACTGCGGTGTCGACGAAGCGCTCTTCGTGCTGGAGGGGCAGGGCACCCTGCGACTCGGCCCCGAACGGCATGCGGTGCGCGCCGGACATTGGGTCACCTTCCGGCCCGGACCCGATTCCGCGCACGAGCTGGTGAACACGGGCTCCACGCCGCTTCGCTACCTGTGCCTGTCCACCCAGGCCACGGCCGACGTCATCGGATATCCAGACTCGCAGAAGGTGGCCGCGGTGGGCTCGAGCAGCGCGGACTTCTTCGACCCGCCGTGGATCCGGGGCCTCTACCGGATCGCCGACACCGTGGAGTACTACGATGGCGAAGACGACCGCTGA
- a CDS encoding DUF6597 domain-containing transcriptional factor, translated as MRPSTGTGGILYPAAATTAFELTRFEPGPALAPYVERHWVVRWSVADSFVQPMVAHPCVNLTIEPERAAVHGVVTRRASKALEGAGRVVATKFRPGAFRPFWGRSVHELNDRAVDLEQVFGPAASVLASDVRACPGDADAVALLEDFLVARLPEPDPAMMMVVEAARVVLEDTELTRVTDLAARMGVSPRRLQRQFREYVGIGPKLMIRRARIHRAAAILSAGGSVDLAGLALDLGYADQAHFAHDFRAEVGCAPNGYRRACG; from the coding sequence ATGAGACCCAGCACCGGGACGGGTGGCATCCTCTATCCGGCCGCGGCCACGACCGCCTTCGAGCTGACGCGGTTCGAGCCCGGCCCGGCGTTGGCACCCTACGTCGAGCGCCACTGGGTCGTGCGCTGGTCCGTCGCCGATTCGTTCGTGCAGCCGATGGTCGCCCATCCCTGCGTCAACCTGACGATCGAGCCGGAGCGCGCCGCCGTGCACGGCGTCGTCACGCGGCGCGCGTCCAAAGCCCTCGAGGGGGCCGGACGTGTGGTCGCAACGAAGTTCCGACCGGGCGCCTTTCGGCCGTTCTGGGGTCGCTCCGTCCACGAGCTCAACGATCGAGCGGTCGATCTCGAGCAGGTGTTCGGGCCGGCAGCGAGTGTGCTCGCCTCCGACGTGCGAGCGTGTCCGGGCGACGCCGACGCCGTCGCGCTGCTCGAGGACTTCCTCGTTGCACGGCTCCCCGAGCCGGATCCTGCGATGATGATGGTGGTCGAGGCGGCCCGCGTGGTGCTGGAGGACACGGAGCTCACGCGGGTGACCGACCTGGCGGCGCGCATGGGCGTCTCGCCGCGCCGCCTGCAACGCCAGTTCCGGGAGTACGTGGGCATAGGCCCCAAGCTCATGATCCGCCGCGCGCGCATCCATCGGGCCGCGGCGATCCTGTCGGCGGGCGGCTCGGTCGACCTGGCTGGGCTCGCGCTCGACCTCGGCTATGCCGACCAGGCGCACTTCGCGCACGACTTCAGGGCGGAGGTGGGCTGCGCGCCCAACGGCTACCGGCGCGCTTGCGGGTAG
- a CDS encoding DUF1254 domain-containing protein, which produces MSSTPNRPAASTTIETSPSALRAIIKDAYIYGFPIVDSYRIQYSYFVDRSHPEYKGDWNQPHSVARVYTPQDKALQTPNSDTPYTFLGADLRAEPLVLGVPAVPEDRYYSLQFVDMYTHNFAYVGSRSTGNEAGHFLLAGPAWQGAVPEGIKSVIRSETEFAFVLYRTQLFGPSDLKEVEKIQAHYTVRPLSQFTGQTPPPPAAPVEFERPLPADAQKTSPAFFDILNFLLQFAPTHPSETALMKRFATAGIGPGRSFDVAALSPDQRQAVEQGMADAWQEFARFKSEEVDTGKRSSADGFGTRAFLHNDYLMRMSSAVLGIYGNSKEEANYPAYFVDADGNPLDGATGRYTVRFAAGRLPPVHAFWSLTLYELPSSLLAENRINRYLINSQMEPDLLRDADGGITLHVQHESPGKAREANWLPAPRAPFFMVLREYWPKPEALDGSWKVPPAVRVGLPANA; this is translated from the coding sequence ATGAGCTCCACCCCGAATCGACCCGCGGCCAGCACGACCATCGAGACCAGCCCGTCCGCACTGCGCGCGATCATCAAGGACGCGTACATCTACGGCTTCCCGATCGTGGACAGCTACCGGATCCAATACTCGTACTTCGTCGATCGCTCCCACCCCGAGTACAAGGGCGACTGGAACCAGCCACACAGCGTCGCGCGCGTCTACACCCCGCAGGACAAGGCCCTCCAGACGCCGAACTCGGACACGCCCTACACGTTCCTCGGCGCGGATCTGCGCGCCGAGCCGCTGGTCCTCGGCGTCCCGGCCGTGCCGGAGGACCGGTACTACTCGCTGCAGTTCGTGGACATGTACACCCACAACTTCGCCTACGTCGGCAGCCGGTCCACCGGCAACGAAGCGGGGCACTTCCTGCTCGCGGGACCGGCCTGGCAGGGAGCCGTCCCGGAAGGCATCAAGTCCGTGATCCGATCGGAAACGGAGTTCGCGTTCGTGCTCTACCGCACGCAGCTCTTCGGCCCGAGCGACCTGAAGGAAGTCGAGAAGATCCAGGCCCACTACACGGTGCGCCCGCTCTCGCAATTCACGGGGCAGACGCCTCCACCGCCCGCCGCTCCCGTCGAATTCGAGAGGCCGTTGCCCGCCGATGCGCAGAAGACGTCGCCGGCGTTCTTCGACATCCTCAACTTCCTGCTCCAGTTCGCGCCGACCCATCCGAGCGAGACGGCGCTCATGAAGCGCTTCGCCACGGCCGGGATCGGCCCGGGCCGCTCCTTCGATGTGGCAGCGCTTTCGCCTGACCAGCGCCAGGCCGTCGAGCAGGGGATGGCCGATGCGTGGCAGGAGTTCGCCAGGTTCAAGAGCGAAGAGGTCGATACGGGAAAGCGAAGCAGCGCCGATGGCTTCGGGACCCGCGCGTTTCTTCACAACGACTACCTGATGCGGATGTCGTCGGCGGTGCTCGGCATCTACGGCAATTCGAAGGAGGAGGCCAACTACCCGGCCTACTTCGTGGACGCCGACGGCAACCCGCTCGATGGCGCGACCGGCCGCTACACCGTCCGATTCGCGGCGGGCCGGCTGCCGCCGGTGCATGCCTTCTGGTCGCTCACGCTGTACGAGCTGCCTTCAAGCCTGCTCGCCGAGAATCGGATCAACCGCTACCTGATCAACTCACAGATGGAGCCGGATCTGCTTCGCGACGCGGACGGCGGAATCACCCTCCACGTCCAGCACGAGTCGCCTGGCAAAGCCAGGGAGGCGAACTGGCTTCCCGCCCCCAGGGCTCCCTTCTTCATGGTCCTGCGCGAGTACTGGCCGAAGCCCGAGGCGTTGGACGGCTCGTGGAAAGTGCCACCAGCAGTCCGTGTCGGTCTGCCCGCAAACGCCTAG